A portion of the Eulemur rufifrons isolate Redbay chromosome 30, OSU_ERuf_1, whole genome shotgun sequence genome contains these proteins:
- the LOC138378559 gene encoding doublesex- and mab-3-related transcription factor C1-like isoform X1 has translation MAAPPKAHTRAKNLPVEAGVLTGKESNVLQPEAHIRTTPEEESSPGALLLDKPPEPLSLPCTPATLEQQLTVSLSGEPHGPPALPSTCSTLILQPCATLDPLLLQPQAPKASDQAAVSASLEWQRKLEAAEALLTLRDSSQAPSDSISLHQPCGPPAPAGDKGLQPPSPSLHPRPASSLSLPIGHLGCISLLS, from the exons ATGGCTGCCCCTCCCAAAGCTCACACCCGTGCCAAGAATTTGCCCGTGGAAGCAGGAGTCCTCA CTGGGAAGGAGAGCAACGTGCTGCAGCCTGAGGCCCACATCCGCACAACCCCCGAGGAG GAGAGCTCCCCAGGGGCTCTGCTGCTTGACAAGCCCCCAGAACCTTTGTCTCTGCCCTGCACTCCAGCGACCTTGGAGCAGCAACTGACGGTTTCTCTTTCCGGGGAGCCCCAcgggccccctgccctgcccagcac ATGCTCAACTCTGATCCTCCAGCCCTGTGCCACCCTTGACCCTCTTCTACTCCAGCCACAG GCCCCCAAAGCCTCGGACCAGGCTGCGGTTTCTGCCTCCTTAGAGTGGCAGCGGAAGCTGGAGGCTGCTGAGGCTCTGCTGACTCTGAGAGACTCTTCCCAGGCCCCTTCGGACTCCATCTCCCTGCACCAGCCCTGCGGCCCACCAG CTCCTGCTGGAGATAAAGGactccagcctcccagcccctctctccaccccaggcCAGCCAGCTCCCTCTCGCTGCCTATTGGACATCTGGGGTGCATCTCCCTCTTGAGCtag
- the LOC138378559 gene encoding doublesex- and mab-3-related transcription factor C1-like isoform X2, whose product MAAPPKAHTRAKNLPVEAGVLTGKESNVLQPEAHIRTTPEEAPKASDQAAVSASLEWQRKLEAAEALLTLRDSSQAPSDSISLHQPCGPPAPAGDKGLQPPSPSLHPRPASSLSLPIGHLGCISLLS is encoded by the exons ATGGCTGCCCCTCCCAAAGCTCACACCCGTGCCAAGAATTTGCCCGTGGAAGCAGGAGTCCTCA CTGGGAAGGAGAGCAACGTGCTGCAGCCTGAGGCCCACATCCGCACAACCCCCGAGGAG GCCCCCAAAGCCTCGGACCAGGCTGCGGTTTCTGCCTCCTTAGAGTGGCAGCGGAAGCTGGAGGCTGCTGAGGCTCTGCTGACTCTGAGAGACTCTTCCCAGGCCCCTTCGGACTCCATCTCCCTGCACCAGCCCTGCGGCCCACCAG CTCCTGCTGGAGATAAAGGactccagcctcccagcccctctctccaccccaggcCAGCCAGCTCCCTCTCGCTGCCTATTGGACATCTGGGGTGCATCTCCCTCTTGAGCtag